The DNA region ATGGCATCCGGTTGGGTGTTGCAAAGGCTCATGCTTTCAGGCACCAGGATATGGATCACCTGGCCGATCGGTTAAGGAAGGCCACCGGTCAGGCATATGTTGTGGTCGAGTCCATTTATTCCATGGATGGAGATCTGGCGCCGTTGAAGGAATTGGTATCCATATGCGATTCATATCAGGCTTGTCTTATTGTAGATGAGGCGCACGCCTGTGGTCTGAAAGGGGAGAAAGGGGAGGGCAGGGTGCATGCTGAAGGGTTGTCCGGCCAGGTGTTTGCTGTGATATATACTTACGGCAAAGCATTTGGCTGTTCAGGTGCATCCATCGTTACATCAAAAGTGGTTCGTGAGTATCTGATTAACTTTGCCAGGCCCTTTATTTATACTACCGCTATGCCTCCGGTAAATCTGGACCTGATCCGCCAGTCATATGACCATGTGGCAGGCATGCGGGCAGAGCGATCGCATGTGGAAAAGCTGAGCAGAAATCTGTATCAAGCCTTGTCTGATTTGAATGCAGGTATGGTACTGGGTGGAGAAGGGCCACTGGTTTCACTGATTGTGGAGGGAACGTCATTGGTTCGTGCGTTGTCATCGGGATTGATGGACAGGCAAATTGATGCCCGGGCCATGATGCATCCTACGGTTGCGAAGGGAGAGGAACGGATCAGGTTCTGTTTGCATGCATTTAATACAGAAGAGGAGTTAAGCGAATTGGTTTTGGCTGTAAAATCCGTCAGGGAATCGTTATTTTCGGAAACCAAAGCTTAGAACTCTCTTTTCCGATAAAATGAAGTAACAATGAAAAAAGTTTTTTTGACAGGTATCGGTACGGACATCGGAAAGACCCTGGTG from Flavobacteriales bacterium includes:
- a CDS encoding aminotransferase class I/II-fold pyridoxal phosphate-dependent enzyme, with amino-acid sequence MSAVPSSILRKLKEREDVHAYRTLRAPVPGCADFSSNDYLGINHHHLLRASPDLPSGSTGSRLLTGHSRLAEGLEEQIAAFHGNEAALLFNAGYMANLALLSTCPQRNDTVIYDEKCHASIRDGIRLGVAKAHAFRHQDMDHLADRLRKATGQAYVVVESIYSMDGDLAPLKELVSICDSYQACLIVDEAHACGLKGEKGEGRVHAEGLSGQVFAVIYTYGKAFGCSGASIVTSKVVREYLINFARPFIYTTAMPPVNLDLIRQSYDHVAGMRAERSHVEKLSRNLYQALSDLNAGMVLGGEGPLVSLIVEGTSLVRALSSGLMDRQIDARAMMHPTVAKGEERIRFCLHAFNTEEELSELVLAVKSVRESLFSETKA